The Capra hircus breed San Clemente chromosome 25, ASM170441v1, whole genome shotgun sequence genome has a window encoding:
- the TMEM204 gene encoding transmembrane protein 204, producing MTVRKVVATAVLVALVSLVLNNAAAFTPNWVYQTLEDGRRRSVGLWRACWLAERPRGVPGPGARPGPADARDCEALGWGSEAAGFQESRGTVKLQFDMMRACNLVATAALAAGQLTFVLGLTGLPLLSPDAHCWEEAMAAAFQLASFVLVIGLVTFYRIGPYTSLSWSCYLNIGACLLATLAAAMLIWNVLHRREDCTAPRVIVISRSLTARFRRGLDNDYVESPC from the exons ATGACCGTCCGGAAAGTGGTGGCCACAGCCGTGCTGGTGGCTCTGGTCTCTCTCGTCCTCAACAACGCGGCGGCCTTCACTCCCAACTGGGTGTACCAGACGCTGGAGGACGGCCGGAGGCGCAGCGTGGGGCTCTGGCGGGCCTGCTGGCTGGCGGAGCGGCCCCGGGGGGTGCCCGGCCCGGGGGCCAGGCCGGGGCCGGCCGACGCTCGTGACTGCGAGGCCCTGGGCTGGGGCTCCGAGGCAGCCGGCTTCCAGGAGTCGCGAGGCACCGTCAAAC TGCAGTTCGACATGATGCGAGCCTGCAACCTGGTCGCCACGGCGGCGCTGGCGGCCGGCCAGCTCACCTTCGTGCTGGGGCTGACGGGCCTGCCCCTTCTGTCGCCCGACGCCCATTGCTGGGAGGAGGCCATGGCTGCCGCGTTCCAGTTGGCGA GTTTCGTCCTGGTCATCGGGCTGGTGACATTCTACCGCATCGGACCCTACACCAGCTTGTCCTGGTCATGCTACCTGAACATCGGCGCCTGCCTGCTGGCCACCCTGGCCGCCGCCATGCTCATCTGGAACGTCCTGCACCGGCGGGAGGACTGCACGGCTCCCCGCGTGATCGTCATCAGCCGATCCCTGACCGCGCGCTTTCGCCGCGGGCTGGACAACGACTATGTGGAGTCGCCATGCTGA